One Lagenorhynchus albirostris chromosome 7, mLagAlb1.1, whole genome shotgun sequence genomic window, TCAGATCTGTTCAGACACCAGAGAATTCATCCTGGAGGGAAAAAACCCTATAATTATAATGAATGTGGGAAAAATGTCTCTCAGAATTCAAACCTCAATATACATAAGAAAgttcatactggtgagaaacaCTTTGAATGTACTGAATGTGGAAAAGCTTTCACAAGGAAATCAACACTAAGTATGCATCAGAAAATTCATacaggagaaaaaccctatgtatgtactgaatgtgggaaagcctttatcCGGAAGTCACATTTTATTACACAtgagagaattcatactggagagaaaccttatgaatgcaGTGACTGTGGGAAGTCCTTTATAAAGAAGTCACAGCTCCATGTGCACCAGCGAATTCACACAGGGGAGAATCCCTTTATATGTTCAGAATGTGGGAAGGTCTTCACCCACAAGACAAATCTCATTATACACCAGAAAATTCATACTGGTGAGAGACCCTATATATGTACTGAATGTGAGAAGGCCTTTACTGACAGGTCAAATCTCATTAAACACCAaaaaattcatactggagagaaaccctataaatgCAGTGACTGTGGAAAATCATTCACCTGGAAGTCACGGCTCAGGATACATCAGAAATGTCATACTGGAGAGAGACATTatgaatgcagtgaatgtgggaaagcatTTATTCAGAAGTCAACACTGAGTATGCACCAGAGAAttcataaaggagaaaaaccctatgtTTGCActgaatgtgggaaggccttcttCCATAAGTCACATTTTATTACACAtgagagaattcatactggagagaaaccttacgaATGCAGTGATTGTGGGAAATCCTTCACGAAGAAGTCACAGCTTCATGTACATCAGCAaattcacacaggagagaaaccctacaGATGTGCTGAATGTGGAAAGGCTTTTACTGACAGATCAAATCTCTTTACACACCAGAaaattcatactggtgagaaaccctatAAATGTAATGACTGTGGAAAAGCTTTCACTCGGAAATCAGGCCTCCATATACATCAGCAGTCTCATACTGGAGAAAGACattatgagtgcagtgaatgtgggaaagcctttgcAAGAAAATCAACACTAATTatgcatcagagaattcatacaggagagaaaccttataTTTGTACTGAATGTGGGAAGTCCTTCATCCAGAAGTCACACTTAAATCGACATcggagaattcatactggagagaagccctatgaatGCAGTGACTGTGGGAAGGCCTTTATTAAGAAGACACAACTCCTTGAACACCATCgaattcacacaggagagaaaccatatatGTGTGCTGAATGTGGAAAGGCCTTCACCATCAGATCAAATCTTATTAAACACCAGAAAATTCATACTAAACAGAAACCCTATAAATGTAGTGACTTTAGGAAAGCCTTCAACTGGAAAGTACAACTCAGTATACATCAGAAATCTGATACTGGGGAAGTAGAATGCTCAGTGCCACAATCATGGTGTGGGGATAAAAGTTTTGAGGAGCTATAGCTTGACTAAGAAGCAAGAGGTAACCAAAGTTACTTTATCTAGTCAGAAGTATGAATATCTGGATCTCATAGCTGACGTCCAGTTTTATACATATGGGGAGACACTCTGGAGAAAGTGTTTAAGCAGTGCTTAATGGCCATGCTTGGTTACTTGGGATTGTCAAGCCCCTGCAAATAATAGTACATTTGGAAGGAGATAACTTGGCAATCTTTCTTGTTTCACATTTTGGATAAGGAGCTTTATAAATCAGGGCTGTTGAGTTTTTCATGCCCTGCATagcaaaaatattcaatattgaCCAAAGGAATTTCTTAAGGAACAGTGTTCTAAGAAAAATTTTCATTGTCCAAGCACCCTAAGGACACTGAAATCAAGGCAACAGTATAGACAATTCAGGTCTATAATGAAGAAAAGCTAGACGTTTTTGTGAAAATTGACATTAAACGCACAAAGAAGGACTCtacattttttcctttgggaagtcagtattatttattgtttataatgTTTACTAGTGTGTGGAAATTTGGATTcgtaaatttaaaattaacaatttGACTTTGAGATtggcaaatcagaaccacagacTTACCTGAATATTCACAGGCATCTTTAGGTAACCAATGTGTTCCCTCATTTACTAATTCCCTGCCATGGCAGCAGGTAACTCATGGCCAAGAGGTATAAAGTGCTCCCAGCCTGTATCCCAAAAGTGATCAATGATGTAAGCAGCACCCCATAGACTACCTGTCACACTAGAACTAGCCCTGAGATCATGGAATTTAGCTGCAGGTTACAGATTTAGTACTCTGGATTCTCAGCATCTTTCACAGAAACCCCTACTTTTTACTGATTTCTGTTtgaaaaagagacaaattaagaaaatgagttttaaaaccTAGAATTCTTTCCTTTGAATTTCGTTAATGCATTCTCtacatatttattattacatACTAGGTTATTATGAGGCAATTATCTTGCATTTGAGCTTGTATTCTTAGAAGATAGCTGCACATTTGGAAGAGTACTATTTCCTTTCAATCTCTACAAATTAATCAATTGTTTTCAAATCCTCTATATTCTCAAATTCTTAATCCTCTATATTGTATCAGATACTAAAAGAATGTGTGTACTAATCTCCCAGAATAATTGTGAATTTGTCTCTCTTTTAGAGCTACcagtttttgttttacatattttaagtcTATGTctttacatatattcatatttagaattgttatactCTTTCTGGTTAGTTGAAacaatcattataaaatgtctgttttttatCTCTGGTGGTGCTTTTTGTCTCAAAATTTACTATGTAAGATATTAATATAATATGCATACTTTACTTATTAAAGGCTAATGTAAATGAGTACACCACTTTCTGTATAAGGTGAAGAGTTAGAACAttaactttatttccttcttgacTTGTATTGGTAGCATGCATTTTAATTCTGAATGTAGTTGAAACACTCAATCATTACTGTTTCAGAGtcaatatgcatttaaattaatCCATATATTTAccctttttgttacttttttcccttcttcttgaaTTTTCCTtctagaatcatttttttttttctgactgaaGGACaccttttagtatttcttttagtGTATGTTTGCTAGTGacaaattgttttcatttgttggaaaatgtcttaattttgccttcatttttaaaggatgtttttactgagtatagaattctaagttggcAGTTATTTTCTATTAGTATTTTGagatattttgttttgatttgtatttcattgttttgttgaAAAGTAAGCTTTCAATCCAGTTACCTTTGAaggttatgtttttttttaattattcttttctctcACTCCTTTAAAATCTATGTCTTTGTCTTAGGCTGTCAACAGTTGGACAGTGATATGCTTAGGTATGATATTCtatgtatttatcctgcttggggtttgcagtgttttttaaaatctggagcttaatggtttttttctttgggttttttcctctttttttgcaCATCTGGGGAAATTTCtagctattatttattcaaattatgCATTTACTTCATTATGTTCCTCTTCTTCTCCTAGTGATGACCCCATTGTCTAGATAGTATTTTTCTGTTGACTATTGTTTCTCTTGGGTTTTGGTGATGTCTTGTCTTCTCATATACCTGGTGATTTTAAGTGAACTGCTTagacattatatattaaaaattgtagATATGATTAGATGGCCTGGATATCTTTCAGAGAGGATTTCCTTTGCTTCTAACAGGTGACCAGCCTAGGAACATGAGCAATCCCTGATTGCCTTCATCCAATCATGTACTGAGATTATTCGAAACTGGGCTGCAGTCCCTGTGAGGgcttgtctattttttttcactcttattcTTAGGGGATACCCTCAAGACTTAGGACTTTGGGAGATTTATCAGGATGCTCCTCCTTAGAGGGAACTTAATTCTACTATATGTCCCTTTAGTCCCATAAGTTTGTCAAAAAACTGTCTTAAGTTTCTCTTGCTCAGTATTTGCTTTAAGAATTAGCAAACAactctttttaataaatagttcCAAATTCCAGAGGTTATGTCTTTAATCTTATTCTTGCAGTTTCTCATTTCCTTGGTAGCTCTCCAGTGCTGTCACAAAGCTAAacgtttttaatattttcttccacctTTTTTAGTTCTCAGGGAGTACTGGTACAGGCCACCTACATTGCCattaacagaagtttttaattcactGAGATAGCTGTTGCTACTTAAGGAATGCAGAGTCcagaaatatatgtttttaattaccAAAACTCTCCAAACTTTCCAAAATATGAAAGTGCTCTGATTTGCAACATGACTTTATTCCCAATTTTTGCTGCTAAAAGTTAAGGCATTCACTCTTTTGTTAAACACTTTATAAACTTTGATACATATGAGAAAATTACTTCTGGTGGTGTCAAATTTTATTACGGTAGCTGCCAAACTTTAGCAAAAGGAGGAGATTGACTAAGAGCCTCTCAGATTCTTTCTTTGATAGTATGCCCCCCCCACCCACTGGATAATTACTAGAAAGTTGAGTTAATGAAAACTGGTGGCAAGAGCCCATCAATTtgattctaaactttttttttctatgttgggggtaggagtttattaatttatttatttatttttgctgtgttgggtcttcgtttctgtgtgagggctttctctagttttggcaagcgggggccactcttcatcacagtgctcgggcctctcactatcgtggcctctcttgttacggatcacaggctccagacacgcaggctcagtagttgtggctcacggggctagttgctccatggcatgtgggatcctcccagaccagggcgcaaacccatgtcccctgcattagcaggcagattctcaaccactgcgccaccagggaagcccctcaacttttttattctcaggtatattttaaaaaatacaattctaCATTAccaagccaaaaaaacaaaaaagatacttTACCTTTCGTAAACACACAATTAATCTCTAGGAGAAAGGAAGAGTGTTTTGTGGGCCTCCATGTATCTCAAGGGATACTTGGGAATTGATTGAGGAATGGATGATGGAAAATTATCAGTGGAATATGAGAGCTAAATCTTAAGTAGGTAAACCCCAAGGTCAGTATAAATTGATTGGGGGAAATGTGGAGTATAGACTTGACTTGGGAAAGTAGTGTGAGTTagccatatctttttttttttttaacgtctttattggagtataattgtttacaatggtgtgttagtttctgctatataacaaagtgaatcagctatacatatacatatatccccatatctcctctcttgcctctccctccccactccctatcccactcctctaggtggacacaaagcactgagccgatctccctgtgctatgtggctgctttccactagctatctattttacatttggtagtgtatatatgtccatgccactctctcacttcatcccagcttacccttccttccccctcctcatgtcttcaagtccattctccacagcTGTATCTTTTTATGACAGCACTATAATACAGTTCACTTGTATTTACAGCAAAACTGTTTTAAGGCAGTTTtacaatagaaatttttaaattaaaaatacactttatattaatttttcaaaaaggaatcTTGTTCTGTGAATTCAGTAAATGTAAGGAAATGGTCACTTGGACCAGTATTTAATTATACATCAGGTAATTCGTAGGGGAGAGTACTTTGATTAAATGTGGGTAGGGCTGCATTCACAAATCATACTTCATTACAGAAATTCATTTTGGAGAGAAAAACCTATAAAAGCAGTGACTAGAAAACACTACACCTGGAAGTTATCAGAAAATTTCTGCTAGAGGAAGACAAATGCACTAAATATGGGAATAGCTTCATTCAGAAATCAGTTTTCAGTATTATGTATTATACACAAGTAAAATTGTGTATTTCTTAAAAGTGAGAAAGTATTCTTACACAAGTcagaattataaattattaattacAAGTTATTCATACTACAGAGAGGCCCTATGATATTGTATattgtatgttatatgtcaaaaaGTCTTTGTCCATGAGTTACACCTTACTGGACATCAGAtaaataattgagaaaaataaGTCTTCTAAGAATacatcattttcttaaaatgtcacAAAATTCATAGTGGGAGGAAACTATATATTTGATACAGTGGAAGAAGCCTTCCTATAGAAGCAAATTCCTCAAGAAATATGATTCATCTTGTTTATTGCTTTAATTTCATGCCCATGTCTCTAGAACCAGTGGGGACAAATAGGTCAGTCGGAAaatctcctttcttttcattaaaaaaaatatttaaagacacacatgtgcacacacataaaaCTTTGTATAAATGTgacataatatattttatctcttgaattttgtactttctccattctcAGCAACTCCAGACATCAACAGTCTGTCAACAGATAAGCAATGCTGAtgaacttcttttatttttctttatactcaTAACCATATGTGGACACATTAATATGTTATCTGTGCACACATATATGAGTGTGTGTTTCAATTGTCTTAATATGGGATTATACACACATTTTTGCATCTTTTGCACTCAACAGTACTTTAACCAGCTGAAGACTCCATGGTGTGGAATGCCATAATTTGTTCAACCACTTTGCCACTGTTTATTGACATTTTTGTCACTAGGAAAAATGATCTGATAAACATCTTCCAGAGCTGACATAGCATAATAGGTTAGTGGACAAGCATAATCATGCCCTTACCTACtggagctttttttcccccctgtaaGAGTGAGATTGATGGATTgaattgtgttttcttattttaatagatGTTGCCAGATTTCTCTAGAATAAGACTAACATTTCATATTTCTAACATTAGTATAAAAATATGCCCTTCCCCTGTATTACAAGTAGCTGTTACTCTTTAACCTTGaggaattttattatttcaaagtgataactagttttattttaattgacgTTAATATACCTCTTTAAAAGTTCCTTCGCCACTTTGCTAATCTGCAAAGTTGCCTTTATAAACCatcctaaatttttctttttggattgtcTTGTCAATTTGTAACAGCTTTTTATGTTCTAAAGGTAgtaactcctttaaaaaaatagcctATTGTTTGTGTCTTGACTTTGTATATGATATTTTCCcattcacattttgttttttacgttttt contains:
- the ZNF484 gene encoding zinc finger protein 484 isoform X4, which produces MTKSLGSVSFKDVTVDFSREEWQQLDLAQKSLYRDVMLENYFNLISVGCQVPKPEVIFNLEWGEQPCMLDGEISSQSYLDQGIGFETSQQGMSEEVSIQFERINLFTRDDLYSILEELWQDDEQTGRCEENQNKHLSHVAFINKDTLANERDCEYNKDIRKMFRVNTYRVPSRKRLHNCDSFQKSLKPIVSLCNYNRNNVTENFDKIIGYGNIFTHMNSHTEMNACGYNQCKKLLSHKQTLIQHQKLHGENLYLFSDCVKLSTHKSHLFAHQRIYTEEKHHECSKCETVFTRKSQFAVPQVYTREKPYICTEYGKDFSLNSNHEKTPHTEETDCKFSPHGKAFIQKSDLFRHQRIHPGGKKPYNYNECGKNVSQNSNLNIHKKVHTGEKHFECTECGKAFTRKSTLSMHQKIHTGEKPYVCTECGKAFIRKSHFITHERIHTGEKPYECSDCGKSFIKKSQLHVHQRIHTGENPFICSECGKVFTHKTNLIIHQKIHTGERPYICTECEKAFTDRSNLIKHQKIHTGEKPYKCSDCGKSFTWKSRLRIHQKCHTGERHYECSECGKAFIQKSTLSMHQRIHKGEKPYVCTECGKAFFHKSHFITHERIHTGEKPYECSDCGKSFTKKSQLHVHQQIHTGEKPYRCAECGKAFTDRSNLFTHQKIHTGEKPYKCNDCGKAFTRKSGLHIHQQSHTGERHYECSECGKAFARKSTLIMHQRIHTGEKPYICTECGKSFIQKSHLNRHRRIHTGEKPYECSDCGKAFIKKTQLLEHHRIHTGEKPYMCAECGKAFTIRSNLIKHQKIHTKQKPYKCSDFRKAFNWKVQLSIHQKSDTGEVECSVPQSWCGDKSFEEL
- the ZNF484 gene encoding zinc finger protein 484 isoform X1; this translates as MSVKNNRVSDGSDLCPFPRRTRNDQVPEKETDPQRSNLPWVTLLGSVSFKDVTVDFSREEWQQLDLAQKSLYRDVMLENYFNLISVGCQVPKPEVIFNLEWGEQPCMLDGEISSQSYLDQGIGFETSQQGMSEEVSIQFERINLFTRDDLYSILEELWQDDEQTGRCEENQNKHLSHVAFINKDTLANERDCEYNKDIRKMFRVNTYRVPSRKRLHNCDSFQKSLKPIVSLCNYNRNNVTENFDKIIGYGNIFTHMNSHTEMNACGYNQCKKLLSHKQTLIQHQKLHGENLYLFSDCVKLSTHKSHLFAHQRIYTEEKHHECSKCETVFTRKSQFAVPQVYTREKPYICTEYGKDFSLNSNHEKTPHTEETDCKFSPHGKAFIQKSDLFRHQRIHPGGKKPYNYNECGKNVSQNSNLNIHKKVHTGEKHFECTECGKAFTRKSTLSMHQKIHTGEKPYVCTECGKAFIRKSHFITHERIHTGEKPYECSDCGKSFIKKSQLHVHQRIHTGENPFICSECGKVFTHKTNLIIHQKIHTGERPYICTECEKAFTDRSNLIKHQKIHTGEKPYKCSDCGKSFTWKSRLRIHQKCHTGERHYECSECGKAFIQKSTLSMHQRIHKGEKPYVCTECGKAFFHKSHFITHERIHTGEKPYECSDCGKSFTKKSQLHVHQQIHTGEKPYRCAECGKAFTDRSNLFTHQKIHTGEKPYKCNDCGKAFTRKSGLHIHQQSHTGERHYECSECGKAFARKSTLIMHQRIHTGEKPYICTECGKSFIQKSHLNRHRRIHTGEKPYECSDCGKAFIKKTQLLEHHRIHTGEKPYMCAECGKAFTIRSNLIKHQKIHTKQKPYKCSDFRKAFNWKVQLSIHQKSDTGEVECSVPQSWCGDKSFEEL
- the ZNF484 gene encoding zinc finger protein 484 isoform X2, whose amino-acid sequence is MSVKNNRISAPFPEEPEMTKSLGSVSFKDVTVDFSREEWQQLDLAQKSLYRDVMLENYFNLISVGCQVPKPEVIFNLEWGEQPCMLDGEISSQSYLDQGIGFETSQQGMSEEVSIQFERINLFTRDDLYSILEELWQDDEQTGRCEENQNKHLSHVAFINKDTLANERDCEYNKDIRKMFRVNTYRVPSRKRLHNCDSFQKSLKPIVSLCNYNRNNVTENFDKIIGYGNIFTHMNSHTEMNACGYNQCKKLLSHKQTLIQHQKLHGENLYLFSDCVKLSTHKSHLFAHQRIYTEEKHHECSKCETVFTRKSQFAVPQVYTREKPYICTEYGKDFSLNSNHEKTPHTEETDCKFSPHGKAFIQKSDLFRHQRIHPGGKKPYNYNECGKNVSQNSNLNIHKKVHTGEKHFECTECGKAFTRKSTLSMHQKIHTGEKPYVCTECGKAFIRKSHFITHERIHTGEKPYECSDCGKSFIKKSQLHVHQRIHTGENPFICSECGKVFTHKTNLIIHQKIHTGERPYICTECEKAFTDRSNLIKHQKIHTGEKPYKCSDCGKSFTWKSRLRIHQKCHTGERHYECSECGKAFIQKSTLSMHQRIHKGEKPYVCTECGKAFFHKSHFITHERIHTGEKPYECSDCGKSFTKKSQLHVHQQIHTGEKPYRCAECGKAFTDRSNLFTHQKIHTGEKPYKCNDCGKAFTRKSGLHIHQQSHTGERHYECSECGKAFARKSTLIMHQRIHTGEKPYICTECGKSFIQKSHLNRHRRIHTGEKPYECSDCGKAFIKKTQLLEHHRIHTGEKPYMCAECGKAFTIRSNLIKHQKIHTKQKPYKCSDFRKAFNWKVQLSIHQKSDTGEVECSVPQSWCGDKSFEEL
- the ZNF484 gene encoding zinc finger protein 484 isoform X3, whose amino-acid sequence is MEAISAPFPEEPEMTKSLGSVSFKDVTVDFSREEWQQLDLAQKSLYRDVMLENYFNLISVGCQVPKPEVIFNLEWGEQPCMLDGEISSQSYLDQGIGFETSQQGMSEEVSIQFERINLFTRDDLYSILEELWQDDEQTGRCEENQNKHLSHVAFINKDTLANERDCEYNKDIRKMFRVNTYRVPSRKRLHNCDSFQKSLKPIVSLCNYNRNNVTENFDKIIGYGNIFTHMNSHTEMNACGYNQCKKLLSHKQTLIQHQKLHGENLYLFSDCVKLSTHKSHLFAHQRIYTEEKHHECSKCETVFTRKSQFAVPQVYTREKPYICTEYGKDFSLNSNHEKTPHTEETDCKFSPHGKAFIQKSDLFRHQRIHPGGKKPYNYNECGKNVSQNSNLNIHKKVHTGEKHFECTECGKAFTRKSTLSMHQKIHTGEKPYVCTECGKAFIRKSHFITHERIHTGEKPYECSDCGKSFIKKSQLHVHQRIHTGENPFICSECGKVFTHKTNLIIHQKIHTGERPYICTECEKAFTDRSNLIKHQKIHTGEKPYKCSDCGKSFTWKSRLRIHQKCHTGERHYECSECGKAFIQKSTLSMHQRIHKGEKPYVCTECGKAFFHKSHFITHERIHTGEKPYECSDCGKSFTKKSQLHVHQQIHTGEKPYRCAECGKAFTDRSNLFTHQKIHTGEKPYKCNDCGKAFTRKSGLHIHQQSHTGERHYECSECGKAFARKSTLIMHQRIHTGEKPYICTECGKSFIQKSHLNRHRRIHTGEKPYECSDCGKAFIKKTQLLEHHRIHTGEKPYMCAECGKAFTIRSNLIKHQKIHTKQKPYKCSDFRKAFNWKVQLSIHQKSDTGEVECSVPQSWCGDKSFEEL
- the ZNF484 gene encoding zinc finger protein 484 isoform X5, coding for MLENYFNLISVGCQVPKPEVIFNLEWGEQPCMLDGEISSQSYLDQGIGFETSQQGMSEEVSIQFERINLFTRDDLYSILEELWQDDEQTGRCEENQNKHLSHVAFINKDTLANERDCEYNKDIRKMFRVNTYRVPSRKRLHNCDSFQKSLKPIVSLCNYNRNNVTENFDKIIGYGNIFTHMNSHTEMNACGYNQCKKLLSHKQTLIQHQKLHGENLYLFSDCVKLSTHKSHLFAHQRIYTEEKHHECSKCETVFTRKSQFAVPQVYTREKPYICTEYGKDFSLNSNHEKTPHTEETDCKFSPHGKAFIQKSDLFRHQRIHPGGKKPYNYNECGKNVSQNSNLNIHKKVHTGEKHFECTECGKAFTRKSTLSMHQKIHTGEKPYVCTECGKAFIRKSHFITHERIHTGEKPYECSDCGKSFIKKSQLHVHQRIHTGENPFICSECGKVFTHKTNLIIHQKIHTGERPYICTECEKAFTDRSNLIKHQKIHTGEKPYKCSDCGKSFTWKSRLRIHQKCHTGERHYECSECGKAFIQKSTLSMHQRIHKGEKPYVCTECGKAFFHKSHFITHERIHTGEKPYECSDCGKSFTKKSQLHVHQQIHTGEKPYRCAECGKAFTDRSNLFTHQKIHTGEKPYKCNDCGKAFTRKSGLHIHQQSHTGERHYECSECGKAFARKSTLIMHQRIHTGEKPYICTECGKSFIQKSHLNRHRRIHTGEKPYECSDCGKAFIKKTQLLEHHRIHTGEKPYMCAECGKAFTIRSNLIKHQKIHTKQKPYKCSDFRKAFNWKVQLSIHQKSDTGEVECSVPQSWCGDKSFEEL
- the ZNF484 gene encoding zinc finger protein 484 isoform X6, whose amino-acid sequence is MLDGEISSQSYLDQGIGFETSQQGMSEEVSIQFERINLFTRDDLYSILEELWQDDEQTGRCEENQNKHLSHVAFINKDTLANERDCEYNKDIRKMFRVNTYRVPSRKRLHNCDSFQKSLKPIVSLCNYNRNNVTENFDKIIGYGNIFTHMNSHTEMNACGYNQCKKLLSHKQTLIQHQKLHGENLYLFSDCVKLSTHKSHLFAHQRIYTEEKHHECSKCETVFTRKSQFAVPQVYTREKPYICTEYGKDFSLNSNHEKTPHTEETDCKFSPHGKAFIQKSDLFRHQRIHPGGKKPYNYNECGKNVSQNSNLNIHKKVHTGEKHFECTECGKAFTRKSTLSMHQKIHTGEKPYVCTECGKAFIRKSHFITHERIHTGEKPYECSDCGKSFIKKSQLHVHQRIHTGENPFICSECGKVFTHKTNLIIHQKIHTGERPYICTECEKAFTDRSNLIKHQKIHTGEKPYKCSDCGKSFTWKSRLRIHQKCHTGERHYECSECGKAFIQKSTLSMHQRIHKGEKPYVCTECGKAFFHKSHFITHERIHTGEKPYECSDCGKSFTKKSQLHVHQQIHTGEKPYRCAECGKAFTDRSNLFTHQKIHTGEKPYKCNDCGKAFTRKSGLHIHQQSHTGERHYECSECGKAFARKSTLIMHQRIHTGEKPYICTECGKSFIQKSHLNRHRRIHTGEKPYECSDCGKAFIKKTQLLEHHRIHTGEKPYMCAECGKAFTIRSNLIKHQKIHTKQKPYKCSDFRKAFNWKVQLSIHQKSDTGEVECSVPQSWCGDKSFEEL